One Spinacia oleracea cultivar Varoflay chromosome 4, BTI_SOV_V1, whole genome shotgun sequence DNA segment encodes these proteins:
- the LOC110802920 gene encoding uncharacterized protein has translation MKSPAESRDPKLYCQFHEDIGHDTKECRSLKRALDGLASKGHLKKYLQRSTHGTGKNQYKKNKSPVSATEGNHSEGGFVAVISGGPAAGGPTMKGQKDYARRLGQVMLSGKSPIDPFPRIEICESDGGRVATPHDDPLVVEIKISNMRVTRILIDTGSSSDIMSMECLSRLAHDPKTIESIHYPIIGFGGSIIHPVGVINLPVRIGERKDGRNIGVDFLIVKNLTAYNVILGRPTLNKIKAVVVTHLMLLKYVCGDGEIGTIHGDQQQARDCYLTTLNPSAWKKVPAGTKGKRKFEEEPPTANESIPIKIGGVTSG, from the coding sequence ATGAAATCTCCTGCTGAAAGTCGAGATCCTAAGCTGTATTGTCAGTTCCACGAAGATATAGGGCATGACACCAAAGAGTGCAGAAGCCTGAAGAGAGCCCTGGACGGCCTAGCCTCCAAGGGGCACCTAAAGAAGTACCTGCAAAGGAGCACTCACGGCACGGGGAAGAATCAGTACAAGAAAAACAAGTCACCTGTCTCAGCTACAGAGGGAAATCACAGCGAAGGgggatttgtagccgtcatatcagGAGGACCAGCTGCTGGGGGACCCACCATGAAGGGACAGAAAGATTACGCCCGTCGTCTAGGTCAAGTAATGTTGTCAGGGAAGTCACCAATAGACCCATTCCCTCGGATAGAGATATGTGAATCGGATGGTGGACGTGTAGCCACCCCGCACGACGACCCTCTCGTGGTCGAAATCAAAATCTCCAACATGAGGGTAACGCGCATCTTAATAGACACAGGAAGTTCATCTGACATAATGAGCATGGAGTGCCTCAGCCGCCTAGCTCATGATCCTAAAACCATAGAGAGCATCCACTACCCTATCATTGGCTTTGGGGGAAGCATCATACACCCTGTGGGCGTCATCAACTTGCCGGTTCGGATTGGAGAACGTAAAGATGGACGAAATATAGGGGTGGACTTCCTAATCGTCAAAAACCTAACGGCATACAATGTCATTTTGGGACGCCCCACCTTGAACAAGATTAAAGCAGTGGTTGTCACTCATCTCATGCTCCTGAAGTATGTATGTGGCGATGGGGAAATAGGGACtatacatggagatcaacagCAAGCAAGAGACTGCTACCTCACAACTCTTAACCCATCAGCATGGAAGAAAGTCCCAGCTGGGACCAAAGGCAAAAGGAAATTTGAGGAGGAGCCACCCACCGCCAACGAGAGTATCCCAATCAAGATAGGCGGCGTCACGAGTGGTTAA